One Alnus glutinosa chromosome 13, dhAlnGlut1.1, whole genome shotgun sequence genomic window, AAAAGTTGATAAGGAGtcatatcttaaaaaaataaaaggaaaaacaagtGGTAAATTGTGTAAATTGTGTATGCCTAAGTGTGAAGCTTTAGCAAGTAATCAATTAACTTGCACCGGGTGAGCTTACATTAATTATATGGAATTTGGCTtagatgctgtaaaaaaaaattacagtataggcattgtagttttttcaatggtcaagatttaactttattttctcttttcttttccttttttttttccttataacaCACTTAAAACTAGATCttgtccattaaaaaaattacttataacaCACTTAAAATCAgatcttgaccattgaaaaaactatagCACTTATGCTGTAATTTTTGAATGAATTGAATTAAAATGAAATGGGTTACAATAGGCTCATTCAAGGTGCCAAGCCTCCAAAGACTAATACATTCCAGAAATTTTCTTCATCGACTAACAATTTggtaattacttaaaaaaaaaaaaaaaatggtaactAGACTAAcaatggagaaagaaaaaatgttatcaaaacatttttatttttttttaaagttccaATAACGACCATTTCATTTTTACAGAACAACATAACCTTAAAATTTACCCTTTTGGAGCATACTTACAAATTTAGTAGTTCCTACTTCCTAGGTGCTACTTTTTCTACGGACTCTCAACTTGGTCCCACAACTCAAAGTAATGGAGGTCAAAAATTTAGGTAGCATTCAATaacttatatattttctttccataccaaaattatgaattcaattatattagcatgtttctcaaaaaaaaaaaaaaaaaaaaaattatattagcATGAGATAAAACACTTGGAAATTAAACTTGAATATGacgaaaattgaaaaaaaaaacaaaaaaaaaaattaattgagacATTGCAACTTATCCCATGATTTAATGATATCCTAATTTAAGACTAGGAAAGTTGGATAATTTATTATCTATCTTAAAAgttagagaaatgatacattTATAACTTCTgtacaattttaatattttgtttttaaattaattattggatctgtttttctacatacatatctaatgattattttgttttaaaagaggTTAGAGTTATACAGaagttgtaaacatatcatatttctaaaagttaattgtaatttttttacaactcACATTGGGCTCTACaattcaatagtgaatttgaaactttgttgtttgtagatgtacaaaaaattgtataagaaatataaatatatcatTTGAAGAATATATAGATCTAATTCTCAGTATATTGATATGAAACTgtgaatttcttttaaaatcccctaatattaaaaaagaaaaagaaaagagaaaattactAGTAAAATAATTACGTCACGCCAacataattttatcaaacacgCCGGATAAATACAATTAATATTTGACTGTACTGATGATTAATTCTGGTAAACGTACCATCTTTTTCAGAGAGTGACCCTCTGATCttatcatgcatgcatgcacgcTTTTCATGTAGCATGAATGTCATGCGTGGCACATCATGAGTGGCGATATAATAATCTTTTTCAACCGCGGACCACACCGATTTcttctcataaaaatatataaattaccaaaaaaaaaatttgttttttcttgtgaTTCAGGTCGGTGTTTTACCCGAATGATTATAGAAACAATGTAGATTCActgtagaaaaagaaaaatggtaaaagtcagagagagagaggaaattgAGATGGGAAGAAAAACAAGGTGGGGACAGCGAAGCAGAAGGCAAGGAGGGAGGTGGAGTTGTATAAAAGTGAGCAGTGGGAGTCGTAGAGATCTCAGATAACATTGCATTATCCTTTTCTTCAAGGCTTCTCTGTCAGACCCATTGCCTCTCATTTGGGTTTTGGAAGCAAAGTAACACACAGTCTCAGAGACAGAAGAGACAGAGGTAGTAGTACTCTCTGATtatctctgtttctctctcatTATCTACCTCCTCAAATTGTTCTGTGGCTAGTActtgcttttcttcttttctctgttAGATCTCCTCATATACTATAGATCATTCTATTAATATTACAATTGCCTTCTATTTTATGATTGGTTTTCTTTCAATTGCATGATAGATCTGCGTTTTGACTGTAGGCCCTATTTTTCTCCGTTGATTTCCTATTTTTAGATGATAAATAAGCTTAATTTTAGTAGCTACCAGATGGGTATTTCGAAAAAAGGTGAATATTTTCTGGGTAAAATTCTAGATGACTTTGCTTCGTTCTCCAATGATCTGTTTTGATTTACTAATTACAAGATGGGTTCTCAAGAAAATTGTTGTATTATGGCTAGATTGCATGTGTTCTGCTTCTACATTCTTTTTCTCTGTTTCTGCAATTATGGGTGAATGTCGTGCTATAGTTTGATGGGTATGCATTGGAACTACGcgcttttgctttttctttgttGCATGCTCTTTATTGAGGTCATACAGCCATTGATGAttcagaagaagaaaagcagCTGATTGGCAAGCAGTTACAATGAAATAATGGGAACTTTTCTTATGTTTCAAGAAATGATTAAACTATATGAtgctttctcttttttattttctttttgctttttcatGGTCTGGTGTAAGATCCAGTGCTTCTTTTTCAGCTTTTTGTCTTAGTGGGAGAGAGAGATGCCTCTTAAGGACGGCTGGGTTTGTTAGGTTTGGGACCCAACATCATGTGATTGTGAGCACTGTAAAGGCAACGTGATATGGAAAGTTGTATGTCGGTAATTAGTTGCTATCAGATCTCATAGGTTACAGCTTGCCCAAGTTGTTTTAATGGTTGGTGTTGACAAATGGATCTTAACCAGTCCGCGGTTTTCATTAATTTCTCGTAGTTttatacttttttgttttttacctaattctctctctctctctctctctctctctcagtccgcggttttcattaatttttcgGAGTTTTatacttttgtgtttttttacctaactctctctctctctctctctctctctctctctctctccatccaTCGAGTTGATTAAGTACAATTTGGACACAAACTGGATCTGTCCTTGAAAATTGAGTCTTGTTGTGGGACTTTGATCGATCTGATTGCTAGGCTCTTCTGGTGTTTATAACTTGTAACAACAATTATCATCTTGCTTTATGCTTTTCACGTTATAGATTAATTGATGGGTTTTGCTTAGATGTAAACATGCATTTTCAGTGAAGTTGTTGCATTTCTCtctctgctttttttttttttggcatttggtaAAGCCTTTCTGGTTAATTGGATAACATTAAATGATAATTGCAGAACATTTGGGATGAATGGAACTTCAATAGTTGATTTAGTGCATCCACtacttttttgtttcctttttattCATGATGCTAAGTTTAATCTTTGGGATGATAATGGGGAATGAAATGGAAACTTAGAAATGTTATGAATGAGGTGGTTAGAATGGATGTTGTAAGTTACTAGGTTTACTTCACTTCCTCTTTGACTTCCGAATTAGGATAGGTGAAAAACATGTAATTTGGGGAGTGATGGGTggttcagatttctttattcataagatgataaaaaaaaaagaattaatccCTCTGCTTTGTGTGATGACTGATATTTACTGAGTTTGGGGAGGTGGAATTCTAGCATTGTCAAAAACCAAAATCCACTCTTTAGTGACTTATAACTTTTCTTCCATCTGCACAGATTGTTGACAATTTCTGGGACCATGAAGCATAAAGATGGAAAACCAGGTCCCCAAGGGGACAAAAGTTCAAGGCTTGTCCCCATGTCAATCATGTTTGTTGTGCTATGTGGATTTTCATTTTACCTTGGTGGAATCTTTTGTTCTGAGAAGAGCAGATTTGACACCAAGAATGTTGCAAGGGATGTCCAATCTCCCAAGGGATCAGTCGTTACTCCTCTCCAAATTAAACCTGTTGAGTTTCCTGTATGCAGCAGTGCCTATCAAGACTACACTCCATGCACAGATCCAAGGGTAttattaattgttcatttttgtGTGATATAGACCTTTTGGGATCTAAAACAAGGCTGTATAGTACCCAATTTCCTTACCGCGAATTCATGTTTATTTGTTCAGATATGGAAGAAGTATGGCGTTCAGCGGCTTAGTTTCATGGAACGCCACTGCCCTCCTGTATATGAAAGGAAGGAATGCTTGATTCCACCACCTGATGGGTATAAGTCGCCAATTAAATGGCCCAAGAGCAGGGATGAATGTTGGTACAGGTATTATGATCTTTCAAATTTTAAGTCAAAGTGCCTTGCTAGCTTTAAGTTGCTAGGATCTGATCTCTATTTTAAGCTCTTCACTAAATTTATCATGTGGACCTTTCAGGAATGTGCCATATGATTGGATTAACAAGCAGAAATCTAATCAACATTGGCTGAGGAAAGAAGGGGAGAAGTTCCTCTTTCCAGGTGGTGGTACTATGTTCCCTAGAGGCGTTGGTGCATATGTTGATCTGATGCAAGATCTGATTCCAGAAATGACAGATGGGACTGTTCGAACTGCCATTGACACTGGGTGTGGGGTGAGTGGCATTTTCATCCTCTAGTTTGTTCATGGTGTTCGTCTAATTGAAAGTAAATGAGATTTAGATTTGTCTTGGTGACTTGCCTTCACAGTTCACTGTTGAGGTACTGcgcatttttaattttattttctctttgatGTCAAATGAAAGTAACTTCTAATTTTCTTTGTTCCTCTCcctagtatttatttatttgtctacctatttatttatatattttttgccGTGCTTCAAGGCATGTTCATCTGTTTGCAATATCTGAGATGTTCTAATGCTAAGTAATGCAAGTTCTATATAATCCATACGTTGCAAAAGTTAGGCACTTAATTTGTATAATTTACTTATTTTAGGTTGCAAGCTGGGGTGGTGATTTGTTAGATCGTGGGATTCTTACAGTTTCTCTTGCCCCAAGAGATAATCATGAAGCTCAAGTCCAGTTTGCACTGGAACGTGGAATTCCAGCAATCCTTGGCATCATTTCTACACAGCGCCTTCCATTCCCCTCAAATTCATTTGATATGGCTCATTGCTCAAGATGCCTTATCCCATGGACAGAGTTTGGTAATTCTTCTCTCATATTGTAAAATGTCTCTCTCAAATAGTGATTAACATCTATAAATCTAAGAGAATTGAGTCCCACATACAAAATTGTGTAGTGACCTATGAGTCCTTTTCAAGTCATTTTTTGCTTATTGCAACTTTGGGGTGATAATGCCCAAGTCATATGATCAAATTAGAGTGCTTTGTCTGCTCTGTCTACTAGCTCAGCATTTTTCCTGCCTTTTTCTTATTGGAAGACATGTAATTCTTTCTGAGCATATTGTATATCTAGTAAAGAGTTATGCAATTTAATTTCCTGGAATTTACAAATGGGCACCAATGACTGGGTACTTATTCCACTTCTTTGTTTCCTTCCAATAAATTGGGAGATGCCTTTAAAATTGTGGTAGGTTGCACTAGATAGTACCAACTCAGTAATTCAACTGTGTTCCAAAGGATCAGATTGTTGATGGGGTTAATTTTGTGGCCtgaaattcttttttcttcactGACTTAAATGTGAGGTGGTTGTTTTAAATTCTCATCCACATTGGTTGTTCAAATTTCCTTTTAGAATATACATAAGAAattaagtggaaaaaaaaaacatgaatttgttctcctttttttttttttttttgctgggtTTTACTTTGCTTTCTTTTCACCAATGGAAATTTCCTGCTTTCAGGTGGAATTTACCTCCTTGAAATACACCGCATACTTCGTCCTGGAGGCTTCTGGGTTTTGTCTGGCCCACCTGTTAACTATGAAAACCGCTGGCGGGGATGGAACACAACTGTGGAAGAGCAGAGATCAGATTATGAAAAGTTGCAGGAGCTGCTAACTTCTATGTGCTTCAAACTGTACAGCAAGAAAGATGATATTGCTGTTTGGCAGAAATCTTCAAACAATAGTTGCTACAATCAGCTGGCTAATCCAGATGCCTATCCACCTAAATGTGATGATAGCCTAGAACCAGATTCAGCATGGTACACTCCACTTCGCTCTTGTGTTGTTGTTCCAAACCCGAAGCTTAAGACAACTGCATTGACATCCATCAAAAAATGGCCTGAGCGTTTGCATACTGCACCTGAACGGATTTCAGATATTCATGGTGGGAGTGCTAGTACTTTCAAGCATGATGACAGTAAGTGGAAGGTGCGAGTGAAGCATTACAAAAAGTTGCTCCCTGCCATTGGGACTGATAAGTTAAGAAATATAATGGACATGAATACAGCTTATGGAGGTTTTGCTGCGGCTTTAGTTGATGATCCCCTGTGGGTCATGAATGTGGTCTCATCCTATGCTGCCAATACACTTGCTGTTGTCTTTGATCGGGGTCTCATTGGCACTTACCATGATTGGTaattttgaattcttttctGAGCTTTTGAAACTTTCTCTCTGCATAGATGGCGTACTTAAGCTCCTCACTTGTAACTTATTGATTATATCATACTGGATAGTGTCTGATGAGAATTCTTCAATTTCCATTTGATAGGTGTGAAGCGTTCTCGACATATCCGCGAACTTATGATCTCCTTCACCTCGATAGCCTTTTTTCTGCAGAAAGCCAAAGGTACGGCACTGGTCCTAGTGTCTTTATCACTGTGAAGTACAGTAGGTGGTTAGTGTTTAGATGATGACATCCTGTTTGAAAAGTTTATTTCAGTTGATACAAAAACTTGTTGACTATTAATAACAAAACAGAAACTGGTTACCAACTTCTTGACCTTTACCAGAGAGAAAACAGATAGCAACAAAACTGAAGTTTGAAATCCTAGGGACTGTTTGGGAATTTAGTGAAGTGGGTCCAACTGGAGCCATATGGTAAAAATCTATCTTGTTGAACGGCAAGGCAGCTTGCTCATGGCTTGAATTTCGCCACAGTTTTTGGCATGACTGCAAATCATTTGAACCCACTGATATAGCTGATTTGCACTTACCAACTGCCAATACTCTAGAACAGACTTGCTTATTCTCAGGTGAGAGTATTTTGGGTCTCCCAAATAGCAAACCGAGTTTGGTATggagaaatatttttggtttaaaatgcATGAAGGCACTTTCTTTTACTGCATAATCTTCTAGTTTACCAAAAGATAGTGTAGAAATGGTGTGGTGCAGTTTCAGCTTATATTATGAGAGCAGAAAATTAAACAGTCCTGCCTGTTGATGCATGAAACACTTGATTCATCAAATCTTATTATGATGAGTAGAAAAGTCAGTAGGGCTTATACAATTATGCATGGTTCTGACAGTAGCTAGTACTCTTGGCAGATGTGATATGAAATATGTGCTATTGGAGATGGACCGGATCCTGCGACCCAACGGGTATGCAATAATTCGAGAATCAAGCTATTTTGTGGATGCTGTTGCTACCATTGCCAAGGGGATGCGATGGGGTTGTCGTAAAGAAGACACCGAGTATGGCATCGAGAAGGAGAAGATATTGATTTGCCAGAAAAAACTCTGGTACTCCCCTAACAAGAGCTCAAGATGAGGAGCATGGAAAACCAAACCATGATGAGAATCTCTTGGAGGGGCCGACTATAAATACAATTCCGTGAATAGAAGCaaagagaagaaattttttacagagAGATTAGTTTCAGTCTATAGAAGCCTAAAAGTCCTTGAAATTCATATTCTTCAACTAAAAATTAGCTACCCAATAATATGATTTTGTTAACTTATTTATATAGAGGGCCTTttcatatatagatatatattccTTATCAGGCAGCAACATGTACCTGGTATTattcccttatttttttttccactatttattttccttcttgTGTATTGTTGTCTTTCTATATTGTTAAACCCAGTTTAACCAAGTTGAAAATATGCAAGGGCTTGAATCACAGCCCTCACAGCTTGTGATATTTATATGTTGTCAAACGAAATTTATTGCTGTTTTTCAATATGTTCATATAAAATATTGTGGTTGTATTTGTCTTTCCCTTGTAAATGCAACGGATTAtgttcttttgtatttttgagGGATGAAGCAAATTATGATTTCTTTGTTGCATGATCAGGGAAGCAAAGTTAGCCAAAGCAACAATTCTTCCTGTTATTGGAAGGCCTTTGCTTAATTAATTGTGTATGAGACAATTTTTTCTGACAAACTGATCTACACCGCCAATGAGTGTCTGCGAAACAAAATAAGAGTTAGCCCAAAGGCTTGTCGGGTATGCCGGTGGGGATgtctctgatgcttaagtcaataatttaattttgttgcgTGAGTAATGGAATTTTAGAAAAAGTCCCATAGGTCTAGCCCTATGGGACTCTTCGGCCTAAGCCCAACCTTGTAGGCTACTAGTATATCAGTTTCCCTTCATTCCCATGGCCGGCTAGGCTCCTGATCTGTTGGTCAACAATAGTATTTTGCaccatcaaaattaattttacaacaaGCACTTCTCTTTTGGTGAAATGGCCCGCAAGAATCGAGCTACCGTGGTTCGTGGGGTCGCATGAGGCTGTCAGGACGGGTTATGGCCATGCTCGACAGATAGCTAGAGTTTGATAAGGGACGGTGACGATCCATACTGAACGACGGTGACATGGATTCCTTCCGTTTGATGTACATTTCCTTGCCGTAAATGCATGGTTATGTAATGGAACGATACTAGGATAGCTTTAGATAGAGACGTTGATACTATCAAACAAatttagaaaaagaagataattaatgctccgtttgttttagcgtaaaatgtttttgacattttttggtgtttggtggggACAAAAATAATGGTGATTTtcgtttgaccgtaaaagcctctttaatttttggaaccgGAAAtcgttttttgaatttaaattcttcatttttGCATGCACGTTTGTGGAATCTACCATCGCcgggcattggagtttgttggtagcccgacTCTACTCCCGAGATTCCAAATTTTAGTATCCGCTTTCCGGAATCCGGCCGATGCtagaatctgaaaatttcaaccGGATTTCGGCGGCAGTTGCCGAATTTCATTTTATGCcgttagtatttttttatacgagccaaacaccggaaaatattttcaggaaaattattttttctgaaaaataatttcattaataatattttacaacgaaaaatattttatgtcgaaacaaacagaagaTAAGTAAAAGGTGATATCAGAAAGTAGAAACAAGTAAAAGCACTAtaagagagagggaaaaaaataagaagaaatgaAATCAGATGGTCATACGTGTACTCATTTCAACAATTAAATGAGATGAACGActgaagaaattcataatgaaatagtaaataaacaaaatagctGAAGAGATTGAAAATGTagacaaaaaattttacaaatgaGATTCAGTATTAGACACCTAAGTTTACTACTAGGGTAAAGCCCTATAAAGCTACATTGTGGCCTTATTGGTTGATATGATTGTGTACAAGAGCCTCTATTTGAATTTATTCAAATCTAATCTAATCCTAATCAAATCCTTTCATTTAGGAAAATTCAATCCTTATCAAATCCTTAAATTTAGAATAACCCAATCTTTATCTATGATAAGGATAAAAATCcttatcatatactctaacatcTCCTCAAATTCACGGTGGTCGTTTTTGGAAACTTAAGGTTGATAAGagaggactttttttttttgtaaaccaGAGATGGTCTGTGGCGGGCGACAACGGTGACCCAAGATGGGCCTTTAATAGGGTTATATAATTAGTAACAGTTAGTGGTTATTGGCTCTAACCGTTAACCACAGTCGCCTAAAgcgattattaaattttaacaacCGTAACCGCTCCATTTAGGCGGTTAACGGTCATTAAAACCTATAACCAGCAATTTGATAACCGCTTTTTATACGTGGCCTTTTGGAAATAAATAAGAGTATACcagaaaaattaaaactcaaacaagcattttgtcaaacaaaatacAACACCTTCACATAAGaatagaaaagataaaaaataattttcaaaaaagaaacagCCCCATTTAACAATCATAATGAAAAATTCAGACAGACTGATACATTCAAACAGGAATGCGTTGAACATGAAGGGGccaaaacaaaaactccaaGTAAGAAATGGCGTTACTTTTTGAAGCAGcgcttttcttttctattttgctTTGTGGATTTTTTTCTCCAAGCTGAGACGAGAGAGGGACGAGAGACTAGGACAGCGTAAGGATGAGAGATTGAGAGATAGTGAGAGGTAAGAATCCGATATAGAGGTTAGGTATTAtgaaagtaatgaaatcaaaatgaAGCCAGttaattagaaaaaatgaaGCCAGTTggaatttatgtatatattttaatattttaatacacacatatatataaatatttatattgataGGCGATTAACGATTATTTATAACTGCCTTCAAAAGCGGTTATGCGGTTAGCGGTAACTGCCCCGTTTGTACAGACCTAGCATTTAAAAACAATTAGCTTAAAATGGGTTTGGGTCATCAAACAAGACCAATAAAGGTCGAGCTTGGATCATCAAACAAGACCAACGAAGGCCAAACGATTGGGTCAACAAAAGGCTAAAAATAAGCCTTTTGGGCCATTTTCCACCTCACACCTTGCATCTTCATGAGTGTACCACTTTTTAGTTTGACCATTGACTATACCCTATCACAAcacaaatcaaattttttatttttttttatttttattttttaaatccaaTCAAAATAAGACAACTTCTTTCTAAACCATGAAGAAAGAAATCTCTCACTAGCCTATAGAGACATCTTCACATCTAACAGCAGAGGCAACAGCGTGAAAttgtcaatttttattcacatcAAACTAATCCGTGTCTCAAATAGGTCATCCAAGACCCTTAAATAGGCTCACTCCCACGAGCATTTGCTAAAATGACCACTTCTTATTCACATGCATACTACCACCGATCGATTGCTAAAAGCACCGATCGATCATTCCGCTCAGTCTCGTACCGATGGATCGTTAAGCATAAAAAATCTTTTCAAGTATTCAAAATCTTATTCTCTCTCCTTTGGGACTTTGGACTAACTCCAAACATACTTAGGCCAAATCAGATcacccttaaccctaatcttagaACGGACTGTTACAGCTTTGGAGAGTTTTTGAGCTAGGAAGTAAAGTTAAAGCTACAAAGGTAAGGATCTAACATTCCCTCTTGTTTTCCTATGAAGTGTGTGTGTGGTGATTTATGTGCACATAGGGTGTTATTTTGAGCTATAGCttgaatgtgtgtgtgtgaaatgGAGAAAATGAGTGCATTTATCCATGAAAGCTCAAAGCTTTCCTTATGAAagataatatataaaagatttcCTTATGAAAGCTCAAAGCTCTCTCTTCTTACTAGGAGTAAAGGGCATAAACTTTTATtctgttatgaatgcattcatgcatttggtggatgataatttagtttcatcttttgaaattctacacattcatgtcatcttttagaattcttataacattcatgtaatacattgatgtagcatTTTTGATTCATATACTACCCTTTCATATTCCTTAACCCCTCATTATGATTCCATGTCTATAAAAGAGAGTATTAAGTAGTATGTAAATACACaataatagagaagaatcatacataggtCCTGAAGAATTAGTTTCACATATTGCaatatctttttcttgtcttattattttttttaattttacaacactTTATCAGTATGAAGCTCTAGCCAGTTGCTGTGTTATTTTGATCTTCAACATTAAGAGCTATCTGTGTAATATTCTCAATTCATTGTAAGTCTctttaagatttaataatcttattttctattttgttgattaacattctaacatatACTTagaaatttttagtgttttaagaatcatattataacataTAAATCTTATGATCCACGTGAAATTAATATGAGCTAAAATGTTATCATTATAATGCtatgaatattgatgttatgaatATTGGAAATACTATTACGAAAGAAAATGAAGCATCTCAGCAGGATCGCGCTAAAGAAATAATGataacatcaatattcataTAATTAATTTTGGGTATTCCGTCAGGATTTAACGCCCAAAGCTGACGGAATACCCTTATTTGAGGTTTTTTGATAATTGAATACCCCGGTTCAAGAGAAATGATAGTTTGGTACCCTTCCGTCAAAACATCGGATAGTTCGATACTCTTCTATGAagttaaccttaaaaaaaatgagtactTTACAATAAAAGATCCCTTGACCTTGTGGAATAGTTTAAGGGAGAGATATGAGCACCAGAAGACAGTTATCCTTCCAAAAGCTCATTATGGTTGGATGCACCTGAAGTTGCACTTTTCAAAATCACCTCCTAATTAAAATTGTGGGGAAAAAGTCACTTTGGATGGtatataccatatttcatgcctcgaatgtgcttgataagtcttgaattattcgattcaagaccccttaatttacatttggtatgcctagtttgtgttgtaaatataatattttgttgtgttttagtgttttgtcttattttcaggtcttaattgaaatctagttcaaaacacctaaattaaatctaaaaatacatcaagggcaatttggtcatttccagagttcaaagttgcttctgccaagtgaagaatcggctaaggtaaatcgatcgatcgactttataatcgatcaatcgaatcatcagtcgaagaaaaatcgatcgtgcgagatgcgatcgatcgagacaagacaaccacgaatgcgatcgagcgaaatgagatcgatcgactttataatcaatcgatcgaatttggatattttcggaacaatctgtaacaatgttgacatgtcactcttccttgatattttaaatattctagatattttctagatatttttttagatatttccaaaatatcttagatatttccaaatatctcttatcctatcatatcctatcttatcttatcttattatatcttatcttatctcttctttagatattattttgtaatctctttcctctataaatagagagcaaCATGAGAGGTAGAGagtatgcatcttttgggagcttcgattttctcaagtgtatcttcttagttaattttagtgcttttcatttccttgtgtAATCCGAATACCATACTTTCATTATAGtgttattagtttatttaaatcctgttttctttactgttttcttttatttcatgcttagattagtttacttcatgtctagctaaattagttcttagggtttgatcaaaatcttttccaaaaaccatgaagtgttcttgagttttttttaatatgtttgatgattgtgtaagactagaggatttcaaaactcatgctaaaaagttttgtcttcaatatttcaatccatttattcatgaaaaagagataTACTTGTCTAtatgagttttcttgatttcttgaataaaaccaacattcttgaaagagaacgatgtcttttgcaatggttctatttgacatgatatgtgtttacttattagagt contains:
- the LOC133854236 gene encoding probable methyltransferase PMT21, whose amino-acid sequence is MKHKDGKPGPQGDKSSRLVPMSIMFVVLCGFSFYLGGIFCSEKSRFDTKNVARDVQSPKGSVVTPLQIKPVEFPVCSSAYQDYTPCTDPRIWKKYGVQRLSFMERHCPPVYERKECLIPPPDGYKSPIKWPKSRDECWYRNVPYDWINKQKSNQHWLRKEGEKFLFPGGGTMFPRGVGAYVDLMQDLIPEMTDGTVRTAIDTGCGVASWGGDLLDRGILTVSLAPRDNHEAQVQFALERGIPAILGIISTQRLPFPSNSFDMAHCSRCLIPWTEFGGIYLLEIHRILRPGGFWVLSGPPVNYENRWRGWNTTVEEQRSDYEKLQELLTSMCFKLYSKKDDIAVWQKSSNNSCYNQLANPDAYPPKCDDSLEPDSAWYTPLRSCVVVPNPKLKTTALTSIKKWPERLHTAPERISDIHGGSASTFKHDDSKWKVRVKHYKKLLPAIGTDKLRNIMDMNTAYGGFAAALVDDPLWVMNVVSSYAANTLAVVFDRGLIGTYHDWCEAFSTYPRTYDLLHLDSLFSAESQRCDMKYVLLEMDRILRPNGYAIIRESSYFVDAVATIAKGMRWGCRKEDTEYGIEKEKILICQKKLWYSPNKSSR